The genomic interval CTGGGATCAGGAAACCATCAAAGCGGTGCAGCACGACTGGGCTCATCCCGTGTATAGCCTCAAGTCTTCCACCGATGCCAATTTTGAAGCCATGACCCGGCTGCTGCTGGAGCATCATGACTATCTCTACGCCGCCATCGGTAGCCACAACGTGCGTTCCCAGGCCCACGCGATCGCCATTGCCCAGTCCCTGAAAATCCCTGCCCGTCGGTTTGAGCTGCAGGTGCTCTACGGCATGGCGGATAAGCTGGCGGATGCTTTGGTGGGGCAGGGCTACCGCGTGCGGGTCTACTGTCCCTACGGCGACCTGATTCCCGGCATGGCTTACTTGATTCGTCGCCTGCTGGAAAATACGGCCAATAGTTCCTTTCTACGGCAAAACCTGGAAGAACGGCCCGTGGATGACCTTCTAGCTCCACCGGCGATGGAAACCCAATCCCATCTACCGGCAACGCTCAAGCCAGCTTTCCCCAACGTGGCGGATACAGACTATGCGGATGCGGCAGAACGCGATCGCGCCCAGACTGCCCTTTCCAACCTACGCAGCCAGTTGGGGCAATCCTACTTACCGCTGATTGATGGCCAGTATCGCAACACGGCGGAGACCATCGACTCGGTGAATCCCTCCAATCCCTCGGAGGTGATTGGCACCATTGGGTTAATCAGCATCGACCAGGCGGAGCAGGCCATCCAAGCCGCTAAGGCCGCCTTCCCTGCCTGGCGCGCAACCCCAGCTTTGGAACGGGCCGCCATTCTGCGCCGAGCCGCGGACTTGATGGAAGCACAACGGGCGGATCTATCGGCGCTCATGGTGCTGGAAGGCGGTAAGGCGCTGCATCAAGCGGATCCGGAGGTCTCGGAAGCCATTGATTTCTGCCGCTACTATGCCGATGAGATGGAGCGCTTGGATCAAGGCTATGCCTACGATCTGCCTGGGGAAACCAATCGCTATATCTACCAACCGCGCGGCATTTCGGTGATTATCTCCCCTTGGAACTTCCCCCTAGCCATTCCCACCGGCATGACCGTGGCGTCCTTAGTGGCAGGTAACTGTACGCTGCTCAAACCGGCGAATAGTACGGGGGCGATCGCTGCCAAGCTCACGGACATTCTCGTCGATGCTGGCATTCCCAAGGGTGTCTTCCAATATGTGCCGGGGCGGGGTTCCACCGTGGGCTCTCACTTGGTACAGCATCCTGATGTCCATATGATTACCTTCACTGGTTCCCAGGAGGTGGGTTGCCAGATCTATGCCGAGGCAGCGGTGTTGCGTCGTGGGCAAAAACACCTGAAGCGGGTGGTGGCGGAAATGGGCGGCAAGAATGCCATCATCGTGGACGAAAGCGCCGATTTGGATCAAGCGGTGCAGGGGGTGGTTTACTCCGCCTTTGGCTACAGCGGTCAGAAATGCTCCGCCTGTTCGCGGGTGATTGTCATGGCGTCGATCTACGATACCTTTGTGGCGCGCTTGGTGGAAGCTACGCGATCGCTCAACGTGGGGCCGGCAGATCAACCTAGTACCCAAGTGGGCCCCGTGATTGATGCCGCTGCCCAGAGCCGGATTCGAGAGGCGATCGCCCAAGGCAAGACTGAGGCCACCGTTGCCCTAGAAATGGATGCTCCTGATACTGGCTACTTTGTTGGCCCAGTGATCTTCACCGATGTACCGCCGACGGGACGTCTGGCACAGGAGGAAATCTTTGGGCCGGTGCTGGCGGTGATGAAAGCAGAGACCTTTGGAGAGGCGATCGCCCTGGCCAACGGCACGGCCTATGCGCTCACCGGCGGTCTTTATTCCCGCACTCCCTCCCACATTGCCCAGGCAGAGGCCGGTTTTGAGGTCGGTAATTTATACATCAACCGCAGCATTACGGGGGCGATCGTTTCCCGGCAACCCTTCGGAGGTTTCAAACTCTCAGGGGTGGGCTCGAAGGCCGGCGGCCCCGATTACCTGATGCAATTTTTAGAACCACGGGTCATTACGGAAAACGTTCAGCGGCAAGGTTTTGCACCGATTGAGGGGGTGGAATAGACCTAGATGCGATCGTTTGATTTGTTGCATCTATCCGAAATGAGGCTGCTGCTGTTGTAGCTGTTCAACGGAAACTGGAAAACCGAGCTGGGGTTGAGCATTTAGAACATCCGAGGTTCAATGGATTCTAAGGCTCAGCCCCATTTTATTCAACATTACATATCCTGCCCAGCACCTGAACGATAAGGCGCGCGTTGACGGCTATCCCAATCGAGTGCATCCCAGTTTTGCAAGTTGACCCACTCTTTGGGAAGCGCAAGCTCTACATCTCCCAACCCCTTCTCTCTTTTTTGGGGAAAAGGGGAGAAGGATTCAAAGTCCCTCTCCCGGAACGGGAGAGGGATTTAGGGTGTAGCTTGCTTCCCGAAGGGTGGGCTCCAACAGTGGGATGTACCCATCCCAATCCAGGTAGGATGTTGACTGCTCTTTACCTCTAGGTTTAACCATGGATCTGGTCATCTTAATTGCAGCCATTCTTGTCACGATCGCCGTCTTCACATGGCTGCTGCGCGTCTTCAAAGCTACGCTGAATACAGCGATCATGATTGCCATTGTGGTGCTGCTGGTACAGCTTTTGTTTGGCATTGGCCCTAGTGAACTGCTCAACTACACGCAACAGCTTTGGCAGGTGGTTTGGCAATCAATTACGGGGGCTGGTTAGAGCCTCTGATCTGCTGGACTGCATGGACAAGCCTAGGTGCTCAGACAAGGGCAAGGCGATCGCCCCACCGAGATGTAGATGGACTCCATGACATGCAGTTTGCCGGGTTTTGGCTTCGCTCAACCCTCTTCTTGTCAGGATTGGAGCCTTTTGACGTCGCTCAATGCTTGCTAATCGTTGCGTCTCCCCACTTACTGCTCTACAGCAAGTGTCCCTAGGATTAGCCAGCCTTAGTCTTCCGATTCGGCCTCATCTGTTTCGCTCTCCGATACAAGAGCAGTTTCATCGTCTGCCACATCGGTCTCCTCGGCAGGCTCGTCAACCGCTAGCTCTAAGTTGCGGCCTTCCATCAAAAAAATGCCCTTCGAGAACCGCACGCCCCAATAGCCACCCGGCCGGCGATCGACTATGGTGCCTTCTTCCCCAATGGTCACGACATTGGGTGGGCGCAGCATGGGCATCGGGTCAGCGGTTTTGACGTAGGGCAGCGCGTTCATCAAACGCACCTGGTCACCGGCTTGAAAATCGTGCTCTAAGTCCTGGTTTTCAGACATGGGTTCCTGAATCGATTAACTAGTGAGAATGCCCCCTTCAACGTGGGAGTGGGCAGGGTCATGGATCAACGGGCTGTGGGTTATGGCGCTGTGGTCAGGTTGGTTGAGATTTGTCCTAGATGAACGTTCAACTGTTGGAACGTTTCCAAGGTCTCTTGATGTCCTAACCCATGGGCCTCCTGTTACGAACGGGCAGGGATCGCCGTTGCTAAGATGGCCTCAATGATCTGCACATTGGCCTTGGGGAACGGGTATTGCTCTAGTTCATCAGGTTGAACCCAGCGGATCTCATCACATTCTAAGGGTTGGGGGTCACCGTTGAGATGGGAACAATGATGGACATTGAGGGTGACGCGGAAATGGCTATAGGCATGGTCAATCACAATCAGGCGATCGCCCACGGCTATGTCAATGGCTAACTCTTCCTGGATCTCTCGCTGGATGCAGGCTTCCACCGTTTCTCCCGGCTCAATTTTGCCCCCTGGAAATTCCCACATGCCGCCCAGCAATCCCTCTGGACGGCGGCGATCGATTAAAATCTGACCCTGCTCATTCCAAATAACGGCGACGCCAATCTGCTTATGGGGTATCGGATTACGCGGTTCAGACATGGGTAGTTGGGTTTGTAGATTGCGGGCATGGGCTTGGCAAACGGGCTGCCACGGACAGCGATCGCACTGGGGTTGTTTCGGCGTGCAGATCGTAGCACCCAGATCCATCAGCGCCTGGTTAAAGTCGCGAGGATGTTGGGTATCTAACACTTCTGATGATACCTGCCAAAGCTGTTTCAGCCTACGGTTTGGCGGGGCTTGGAGAGCACAAAGCCGCGCCAGAACTCGCTTGACGTTGCCGTCAAGAATCGGGTAGGGCAAATTGAACGCGGCGCTGAGAATACCGCCCGCTGTGGTTTGACCAATGCCGGTCAAGGCCAGCACGGCATCGAAGCTAGAGGGAAACTGCCCTTGGTGGCGCTCTAAAAGTTGTTGGGCTGCTTGGTGCAGCCGCCGGGCCCGCGCATAGTAGCCTAGCCCCTGCCAGACTTTCAACACCTGCTGCTGGTCGGCTTGGGCCAGAGCAGCAACGGAGGGAAACTGCTCTAGCCAGCGGTGATAGTAGGGAATAACGGTTTTAACTTGGGTTTGTTGAAGCATGACCTCGGAGATCCAGATGGCATAGGGATCTCGGGTCTCACGCCAAGGGAGCGATCGCCCTTGGTGGGCATACCAATCTAAAAGCGATCGCCGCAGGAATCGAACATCCAAGGTTGGGATGGAGCAGGCACTATCCTCTAGGGACGGTATCATGCTGGGGATATCGCCTAGGGAAGCAGAATCGGCACAACGAAATGGGGGCACCACGGGGGATAGCTATCAACGTACCGGATCATTATTTCACAGGTTGATCAACGGTCGCAGGCAGCGATCGCCCCTAAATCTGCCTGGTTCTAGAGATCGGTGGATGAGGTAGCGTCGGCCTGCAGCGATCGCTCAAAGGTCATCCGCTGTTCTGCACCGCGCAGGAAATAGCCATTCATCATCGCAGATGCGAGGAGCCGGCCTAAATTTTCACGGCTGGTGGTAATGGATACATCAAACTGATCGGAAGGCAGCCCGCCGAGCATACCGACAATGTGATGCTCCATCATTTGGAACACTTCAGCAGAATTGGGTTTTGAGAGCTGAGCGACTGTTTCAGGACTCATGGACTGCATGTACTGCCACAGGGAGTTGCCCCGATCAATACCTGCAAACACACTGGCCTTTCTGTCAGATGGGTTATTCACGTCGAAAACCTCACTAACCTTGTTATTGTTCTTACCATGCTCACAATCTATCAACCCGACCCCATGGATGGGTAGTGAGTGGAACCGAACGGAAGGTAGGGAATTGCCCCCTCTCACCCAAGGTGTTCTATGGGCTAGGCACTACCGCGATGCAGTCAATTTCAACCTTGACGTCTTTAGGCAGACGAGACACTTCTACGCAGGCACGGGCTGGGGCTGTGTCAGCATCAAAAAATTTGCTATAGACCGCATTCACAGCGGCGAAGTCATTCATATCACTTAAAAAAACTGTGGTTTTTACCACATCAGCACAGGAGGCTCCGGCTGCAGTCAAAATGGCGGTGAGATTGGCCATCACCTGCTGGGTTTGCTGGGCGACGTCGTCACCTCCCACCAGGGCTCCGCTTTGGGGATCGAGGGGAATTTGTCCGGCCACAAACAGCAGAGTGCCGCTGGCAGCGATCGCTTGACTATAGGGCCCCACCGGTGCGGGAGCTTGATTGGTTTGAATAACAGTGCGGGTCATGGGCGTCAAATCGTATAAATAACCCGATCGCTTTTCCTGAAACACTTACAGACGCGGGCGTTGCCCATGAAATCGATAGCGCCAATAATCTTCCAGGATGCGATCGTGATCAAAGCATAGACGATCGGGCACCTGCCACGGCTCAAAAACCTGCACCGTTTTGGCGTCATCGCCGGAAACTGGATCTGCCGCAGCGATCGCCAAGAAGACAATACTCAGGGTATGTTGCCGGGGATCGCGATCGGGGTCGGAGTAGACATGGAACTGATCGATCAGCTCAATATCGAGACCAATTTCTTCCTTCGCCTCCCG from Candidatus Obscuribacterales bacterium carries:
- the pruA gene encoding L-glutamate gamma-semialdehyde dehydrogenase; the protein is MVLHVSDPSLHPGGPNPYESQTLAIARDLLSATREKRSLFAQMRDQMRWDDKLLAWTMGNPGLRVQLFRFIDCLPALRSNTEVARHLQEYLSQESVELPSALKGLLNFADASSLPGQAAATTVKTAVETLARKYIAGETVQQALKSIEQLRKQRMAFTVDLLGEAVITETEAQQYLDRYLELMQALTTAAQRWSAIPQIDQADGEALPRVQVSVKLTAFYSQFDPLDAIGSQAKVSDRIRTLLRRAKELGAAVHFDMEQYTYKDLTLAILKQILLEDEFRDRSDIGVTLQAYLRDSLTDLQGLIAWAKERGCPVTVRLVKGAYWDQETIKAVQHDWAHPVYSLKSSTDANFEAMTRLLLEHHDYLYAAIGSHNVRSQAHAIAIAQSLKIPARRFELQVLYGMADKLADALVGQGYRVRVYCPYGDLIPGMAYLIRRLLENTANSSFLRQNLEERPVDDLLAPPAMETQSHLPATLKPAFPNVADTDYADAAERDRAQTALSNLRSQLGQSYLPLIDGQYRNTAETIDSVNPSNPSEVIGTIGLISIDQAEQAIQAAKAAFPAWRATPALERAAILRRAADLMEAQRADLSALMVLEGGKALHQADPEVSEAIDFCRYYADEMERLDQGYAYDLPGETNRYIYQPRGISVIISPWNFPLAIPTGMTVASLVAGNCTLLKPANSTGAIAAKLTDILVDAGIPKGVFQYVPGRGSTVGSHLVQHPDVHMITFTGSQEVGCQIYAEAAVLRRGQKHLKRVVAEMGGKNAIIVDESADLDQAVQGVVYSAFGYSGQKCSACSRVIVMASIYDTFVARLVEATRSLNVGPADQPSTQVGPVIDAAAQSRIREAIAQGKTEATVALEMDAPDTGYFVGPVIFTDVPPTGRLAQEEIFGPVLAVMKAETFGEAIALANGTAYALTGGLYSRTPSHIAQAEAGFEVGNLYINRSITGAIVSRQPFGGFKLSGVGSKAGGPDYLMQFLEPRVITENVQRQGFAPIEGVE
- a CDS encoding DUF3148 domain-containing protein: MSENQDLEHDFQAGDQVRLMNALPYVKTADPMPMLRPPNVVTIGEEGTIVDRRPGGYWGVRFSKGIFLMEGRNLELAVDEPAEETDVADDETALVSESETDEAESED
- the mutY gene encoding A/G-specific adenine glycosylase; translated protein: MVPPFRCADSASLGDIPSMIPSLEDSACSIPTLDVRFLRRSLLDWYAHQGRSLPWRETRDPYAIWISEVMLQQTQVKTVIPYYHRWLEQFPSVAALAQADQQQVLKVWQGLGYYARARRLHQAAQQLLERHQGQFPSSFDAVLALTGIGQTTAGGILSAAFNLPYPILDGNVKRVLARLCALQAPPNRRLKQLWQVSSEVLDTQHPRDFNQALMDLGATICTPKQPQCDRCPWQPVCQAHARNLQTQLPMSEPRNPIPHKQIGVAVIWNEQGQILIDRRRPEGLLGGMWEFPGGKIEPGETVEACIQREIQEELAIDIAVGDRLIVIDHAYSHFRVTLNVHHCSHLNGDPQPLECDEIRWVQPDELEQYPFPKANVQIIEAILATAIPARS
- a CDS encoding DUF760 domain-containing protein; this translates as MNNPSDRKASVFAGIDRGNSLWQYMQSMSPETVAQLSKPNSAEVFQMMEHHIVGMLGGLPSDQFDVSITTSRENLGRLLASAMMNGYFLRGAEQRMTFERSLQADATSSTDL
- a CDS encoding RidA family protein: MTRTVIQTNQAPAPVGPYSQAIAASGTLLFVAGQIPLDPQSGALVGGDDVAQQTQQVMANLTAILTAAGASCADVVKTTVFLSDMNDFAAVNAVYSKFFDADTAPARACVEVSRLPKDVKVEIDCIAVVPSP
- a CDS encoding NUDIX hydrolase; translation: MTYRNPAPTVDIIVELTHRPHRPIVLIERLNPPYGWAIPGGFVDYGESVETAARREAKEEIGLDIELIDQFHVYSDPDRDPRQHTLSIVFLAIAAADPVSGDDAKTVQVFEPWQVPDRLCFDHDRILEDYWRYRFHGQRPRL